A window of Roseburia hominis A2-183 genomic DNA:
TTTAATGCCATCGTCACGGCAACGAGCACGACCGATGTGACCGCCATTGTCTTTGCACTTGCAAGGCACTTGTCTGCGATCAGATAAAACAGCAGGCAGGTCACAAAAAATGCAGTCAGATACCACATCGCTCCGTTGGCAATATCCAACAGATAGACATTCTCTGTGTGCGTTGCATTTTTGTACAAGCAGAACCTCGAATAAAAAATGCCAAACAGCGACTGTTTCATCTCTCCCATATCCCGGCGGATCAGGGCATACGCGCACCACAGCAGTGCACTGTAACCAAAATAAGGCACAAGAAGGCGTTTTGCCTTGCGCCGGATATTGTCCCCGTAACTCCGCCCAGGCTTATAAATATAGCCCGAGATGATGAAAAAGATCTGGATATAGTAAAAAATCAGAAAACTGCTGAGTCCGTGCGCATGTGAGATCATGACCAACAGCAATGCCAGCCCCCGTGCCACATCCATGTATTGGTACTTTGCCTTCGCCTCTGTCATGACTTTTTCTCTCCTCTGCTCTTCTTCCCCCTTCCAAGTGTCAGCCGCAGGAACTTGAAATTTGTCACAAAATAACGTTTGAACAGACGCTTGGGATCCTGCATCAGACGGTATAACCACTCTAAGCTCAACTTCTGCATCCACATCGGCGCGCGCCGGATCGTCCCGGCATAGTAGTCAAATCCGGCTCCCACACCGACCATGACGCCCTGCGTCAATCCCTGGTGCTCAAACATGTAACGCTCCTGCTTGGGTGCGCCAAGCCCGATCCAGATGATATCTGCTCCCGACGCATTCATTGCCTCCACCTGCGCCGCATCCTCCTCCTTCGTCAGAGGGCGGTACGGCGGCGACACCATTCCTGCAATCTTAAGATGTGGATATTCTTTGGGAAGCTTCTCACGCAGTGTCCCGATCGTCGCCTCGCTCCCCCCGTAAAAATAGTGAGTCAGCCCATTGTCTCTCGCGAACAGTTCTCCCATCAGATCCGGTCCGGTCACACGTTCCGCCTCCGGGAATCCGTGCTTTTTTGAATAAAGAGACAGCGGTTTTCCATCCGGCAGGGCAAATGCGGCACCATTCTGCACTTTGCGATAGCTTTCATCCTCATATGCCGTTACCGTCGTGTGCACATTCGAGACGCAGATATATTTCCCGCGCAGTTCCTCCATGTGTTCCTCTATATAGCGAACCGTCTCTTCCATCGTCGTGACGGCAATCTCTGTTCCTAATATCGTACACGTTTTCATTTTCTCAATCCTTTATCATCATCTCTAGCGGAATATTTCCCATGATCGAAGGGATCAGGCTGAACGTACTCCGGTAGCTTCCTATGATCCTGCTACACTTTGACAGACACAGCATATCCACCAGGGCATCCTGTATGCCCTCCCTGGAATCACGGTCAAGTACCTTATTCTCGTAGATTACCAGACGCTCTGCGGGAAATGCCTGCTTTAACTCGTCCATGACCCTGGCATCGTCCGTCGTCACATAAAAATTGGCATCCTTTTCCTCTATCTCGCGCTTCATCCGATCGGTAAACAACTCCAGCGGGCTGTTTGCGATCGCATCTGTGTGGTCGGTACGGCGGATGTGTACCCCCACCGTCCGCTCCTTTGTGATCTGGGCAAACACTTCTCTGCCACGCGCTTCCACCGCAGCGGAAGGCGTTAAGAACCTGAAGCTGTCCGGCGTGATCTCGCACAGATTTGTGTAGGATTTGATGTAGATCCGGGACGTTTTCGCAATCTCCTGTTCCACACGCGCAAATCCACCCTCTTTTTTCCAGACCTCTACCTCATCACACTCCACAAACCGGTCTGCGCTGCCACGGTATTTTTTCTTGACGGCATTGCCGCGCAGTGTCCCGGCAAAATCCTGCTTCCATCCACTCTCACTGATATTGATCACCTTAACCCCATCAAACAGGAACAGCTCCTCTGACCGGATCTGGCAGCCTATCTCGCTCTTCCAGATGACAAGCAGCTCCCTTCCCAGCTTCTCCGCCAATTCATACGCTGAAGTCAGTGCCAGCAGGCGGTTTCCCAGTCCTGCACATGGTTCTATGATTATCATGTTCGTTCCATCCCCTCCGGTCTACTGGTTGTGGCGCTGTGTATCCACTGTCACGCTACCATTTTCTACCTTATATACAATATTGCAGTTACGGATCGTGGACAGCCGGTGCGCAATAATCAGCATCGTCATCTTGCCCTGCAGGCTGTCGATTGCTTCCATAACAGCTGCCTCTGTCTCATTGTCAAGCGCAGAAGTTGCCTCGTCAAGCACCAGAACTTCCGGTCTGCGGTAAAGTGCACGCGCGATACCGATTCTCTGTCTCTGTCCACCGGAAAGGCGCACACCCGCCTCACCGATGACGGTATCCAGACCTTCCTCCATCTCACGTACCAGATCGTCAAGCTGTGCCTGCTTTAATGCCTCCCAGATCCGCTCATCATCAATGTCCTCATTTGCACCAAATGCAATGTTATTGCGGATTGTATCATCAAGCATATAGATGGTCTGCGGGATATAACCGATCTTGTCATGCCAGCTGCGCATTCCCTTCTGGATATCCACACCATCGGTCATGATGACACCCTTCTGCGGAGTCAGAACACCAAGGATCAGATCGACAAACGTGGTCTTTCCTGCTCCGGACGGTCCAATGAACGCCACCGACGCATTCTTCGGGATTGTAACATTCACATCGGAAAGCACCGGCTCCTCCACATTCGGATAAGTAAACTCCATATGTTCCACACGGATTTCCTTCTCCAGGGTTACCGGGATCTCCTCTGCTTTTCTTGCTTCCGCCTCGGCACGTGCCTCGCGGTGCGCCTCTATATCACGGTACTCATCACGGATCTTGTCGATCACGACGCCATTGTGGATAATGGACGCATAGTAGGAAGAAATTTTATTGACGGAAGGCAGCAGCTTGAATGCCGCCACTGCGAATACACCAAGCACTGCGATAAAGTGCGCATTGTTCGTGTTTCCCATCGCGATCTTGACAATAATCATTCCCATCAGACCTGCGATGGCAAGTGCCTCAATGATCGGCTTTGGCAGTGCACTTAAGAAAGAGTTCTGTTTGATAACATAAGTATAGATCTCATTCTGTTTCTCAAAATCACGCTCGAAAAACTCTTCGCGGTTTGCAATCTTAATCTCCTTGATACCGCCAAATGCCTGCTGCATGCACTTGATCATACTTGCAGAGTAGGTTCTTCTGTCATTTCCATAGCCTTCCAGTATTTTTTTGAGTCCTTTGGAGAGGATCAGCATCATGATCGCAAGG
This region includes:
- a CDS encoding WecB/TagA/CpsF family glycosyltransferase — protein: MKTCTILGTEIAVTTMEETVRYIEEHMEELRGKYICVSNVHTTVTAYEDESYRKVQNGAAFALPDGKPLSLYSKKHGFPEAERVTGPDLMGELFARDNGLTHYFYGGSEATIGTLREKLPKEYPHLKIAGMVSPPYRPLTKEEDAAQVEAMNASGADIIWIGLGAPKQERYMFEHQGLTQGVMVGVGAGFDYYAGTIRRAPMWMQKLSLEWLYRLMQDPKRLFKRYFVTNFKFLRLTLGRGKKSRGEKKS
- a CDS encoding NodZ family protein yields the protein MIIIEPCAGLGNRLLALTSAYELAEKLGRELLVIWKSEIGCQIRSEELFLFDGVKVINISESGWKQDFAGTLRGNAVKKKYRGSADRFVECDEVEVWKKEGGFARVEQEIAKTSRIYIKSYTNLCEITPDSFRFLTPSAAVEARGREVFAQITKERTVGVHIRRTDHTDAIANSPLELFTDRMKREIEEKDANFYVTTDDARVMDELKQAFPAERLVIYENKVLDRDSREGIQDALVDMLCLSKCSRIIGSYRSTFSLIPSIMGNIPLEMMIKD
- a CDS encoding ABC transporter ATP-binding protein, producing the protein MNQLKSAFEVFDKKQKRSLVYLTFIIFIDSFVELLGVTVILPFINAVIAPEQLLQNKFAAWAYDTLGMKNTNEFIIVIAAMIIAVYILKNIFLVYMYNLQYKFSYYGKKQMQNTLMRYYIGQDYTFFLNLNSAELMRNINTDPEMFYTAVLNALQMASELCVSAIIVIFLMVTDVTITLGVAASLAIMMLILSKGLKKILEGYGNDRRTYSASMIKCMQQAFGGIKEIKIANREEFFERDFEKQNEIYTYVIKQNSFLSALPKPIIEALAIAGLMGMIIVKIAMGNTNNAHFIAVLGVFAVAAFKLLPSVNKISSYYASIIHNGVVIDKIRDEYRDIEAHREARAEAEARKAEEIPVTLEKEIRVEHMEFTYPNVEEPVLSDVNVTIPKNASVAFIGPSGAGKTTFVDLILGVLTPQKGVIMTDGVDIQKGMRSWHDKIGYIPQTIYMLDDTIRNNIAFGANEDIDDERIWEALKQAQLDDLVREMEEGLDTVIGEAGVRLSGGQRQRIGIARALYRRPEVLVLDEATSALDNETEAAVMEAIDSLQGKMTMLIIAHRLSTIRNCNIVYKVENGSVTVDTQRHNQ